A genomic region of Globicephala melas chromosome 9, mGloMel1.2, whole genome shotgun sequence contains the following coding sequences:
- the GPR22 gene encoding G-protein coupled receptor 22, with protein sequence MCFSPILEINMQSESNITVRDDIDDINTNMYQPLSYPLSFQVSLTGFLMLEIVLGLGSNLTVLVLYCMKSNLINSVSNIITMNLHVLDVIICVGCIPLTIVILLLSLESNTALICCFHEACVSFTSVSTAINVFAITLDRYDISVKPANRILTMGRAVMLMISIWIFSFFSFLIPFIEVNFFSLQSGNTWENKTLLCVSTNEYYTELGMYYHLLVQIPIFFFTVIVMLITYSKILQALNIRIGTRFSTGQKKKARKKKTISLTTQHETTDMSQSSGGRNVVFGVRTSVSVIIALRRAMKRHRERRERQKRVFKMSLLIISTFLLCWTPISVLNTTILCLGPSDLLVKLRLCFLVMGYGTTIFHPLLYAFTRQKFQKVLKSKMKKRVVSIVEADPMPNNAVIHNSWIDPKRNKKITFEDSEIREKCLVPQVVTD encoded by the coding sequence ATgtgtttttctcccattctggaaATCAACATGCAGTCTGAATCTAACATTACAGTGCGAGATGACATTGATGACATCAACACCAATATGTACCAACCACTATCATATCCATTAAGCTTTCAAGTGTCTCTCACCGGATTTCTTATGTTAGAAATTGTGTTGGGACTTGGCAGCAACCTCACCGTATTGGTACTTTACTGCATGAAATCCAACTTAATCAACTCTGTCAGTAACATTATTACAATGAATCTTCATGTACTTGATGTAATCATTTGTGTGGGATGTATTCCTCTAACTATAGTTATTCTTCTGCTTTCACTGGAGAGTAACACTGCTCTCATCTGCTGTTTCCATGAGGCCTGTGTATCTTTTACAAGTGTCTCAACAGCAATCAACGTTTTTGCTATCACTTTGGACAGATATGACATCTCTGTAAAGCCTGCAAACCGAATTCTGACAATGGGCAGAGCTGTAATGCTAATGATATCCATttggattttttcatttttctcattcctGATTCCCTTTATTGAGGTAAATTTTTTCAGCCTTCAAAGTGGAAATACATGGGAAAACAAGACACTTCTGTGTGTCAGTACGAATGAATACTACACTGAACTGGGAATGTATTATCACCTGCTAGTACAGATCCCAATATTCTTTTTCACTGTCATAGTAATGTTAATCACATACAGCAAAATACTTCAGGCCCTCAATATTCGAATAGGCACAAGATTCTCAACAGGgcagaagaagaaagcaagaaagaaaaagacgaTTTCTCTAACCACACAACACGAGACTACAGACATGTCACAAAGCAGTGGTGGGAGAAATGTAGTCTTTGGTGTTAGAACTTCAGTCTCTGTAATAATTGCCCTCCGGCGAGCTATGAAACGACACCGTGAACGACGAGAAAGGCAAAAGAGGGTCTTCAAAATGTCTTTATTGATTATTTCTACATTTCTTCTCTGCTGGACaccaatttctgttttaaataccACCATTTTATGTTTAGGCCCAAGTGACCTTTTAGTAAAATTAAGGTTGTGTTTTCTAGTCATGGGTTATGGAACAACTATATTTCATCCTCTATTATATGCATTTACTAGACAAAAATTTCAAAAGGTcttgaaaagtaaaatgaaaaagcgaGTTGTTTCCATAGTAGAAGCTGATCCCATGCCTAATAATGCTGTAATACACAACTCTTGGATAGatcctaaaagaaacaaaaaaattacctttGAAGATAGTGAAATTAGAGAAAAATGTTTAGTACCTCAGGTTGTCACAGACTAG